The proteins below are encoded in one region of Paenibacillus albus:
- the phnW gene encoding 2-aminoethylphosphonate--pyruvate transaminase, translated as MMKSEAVNGNENVNASASANANANANANANGFASGSNRPYLLLTPGPLTTSETVKEAMLRDWCTWDNDYNELVQSIRSRLVHLATNSPEIYTAVLMQGSGTFSVESVIGTVIPRDGKLLVLTNGAYGKRIAQMASVYGIATSVLDFGETEQVRASDVEQRLQEEVDITHVAIVHCETTTGMLNPIADVAAIAKAHGKTVIVDAMSSFGGIPLDVHELQIDYLISSANKCIQGVPGFGFIIARTEALAGCAGQARSLSLDLYDQWSAMEAGGGKWRFTSPTHVVRAFDQALRELELEGGIAARHQRYKANQELLVNGMRSLGFCPLLQSKVQSPFITAFYYPQSIEFSFGELYARLKAAGFVIYPGKISAADTFRIGNIGEVYREDIAKLLQIIEDECFW; from the coding sequence ATGATGAAGAGCGAAGCTGTGAATGGAAACGAAAATGTAAATGCGAGTGCGAGTGCGAATGCAAATGCAAATGCAAATGCAAATGCAAATGGATTTGCAAGCGGCTCGAATCGGCCGTACTTGCTGCTAACGCCAGGCCCGCTCACCACCTCAGAGACGGTCAAAGAAGCGATGCTTCGAGACTGGTGCACGTGGGATAACGATTACAACGAGCTTGTTCAAAGTATCCGAAGCCGCCTTGTTCATTTAGCGACGAATTCGCCGGAGATCTACACAGCTGTATTGATGCAAGGCAGCGGAACCTTCAGCGTGGAGTCCGTTATCGGCACGGTCATTCCTCGTGACGGCAAGCTGCTTGTGCTGACCAATGGCGCTTATGGCAAACGAATTGCTCAGATGGCGAGCGTCTATGGCATTGCGACTTCGGTGCTCGATTTCGGCGAGACCGAGCAGGTTCGAGCATCCGATGTAGAGCAGCGGCTGCAAGAAGAGGTGGACATTACACATGTGGCAATCGTTCACTGCGAGACGACGACGGGCATGCTGAACCCAATCGCGGATGTTGCCGCTATTGCAAAAGCGCATGGCAAGACCGTCATCGTCGATGCGATGAGCAGCTTCGGCGGCATTCCGCTTGACGTACATGAGCTGCAAATCGATTACTTGATCAGCAGTGCGAACAAGTGCATTCAAGGCGTGCCGGGCTTTGGCTTCATCATCGCCCGCACCGAGGCGCTTGCCGGCTGCGCGGGGCAAGCCCGTTCACTCTCGCTCGACCTGTACGATCAATGGTCGGCGATGGAGGCAGGAGGGGGCAAGTGGCGGTTCACTTCGCCGACGCATGTCGTTCGCGCATTCGATCAAGCTCTGCGCGAGCTGGAGCTGGAAGGCGGCATTGCTGCACGCCACCAGCGATATAAAGCGAATCAAGAGCTGCTCGTGAACGGCATGCGGTCACTGGGCTTCTGCCCGCTGCTGCAGAGCAAGGTGCAGTCGCCGTTCATTACTGCATTCTATTATCCGCAGAGCATCGAATTTAGTTTCGGAGAGCTGTATGCGCGTCTGAAAGCAGCTGGCTTCGTCATCTACCCGGGCAAGATTAGCGCTGCCGATACGTTCCGCATAGGCAATATCGGCGAGGTGTACCGGGAAGACATCGCGAAGCTGCTGCAAATCATCGAGGATGAATGCTTCTGGTAG